The Mobula hypostoma chromosome 9, sMobHyp1.1, whole genome shotgun sequence genomic sequence gtaataggggcaGAAGAACTGAGTAAGAATTTAGCACCATTCttaactgtggaagacattatTAGTATGTCAGAAATGTGTGGGTCAGAGGgagagtgagtgtagttgctattactcaggagaaggtgcttgggaatctgaaacTCCTGAAGGTAAGTAAGTCACCCAGGCCAGATGGACTCTCCTCAGGTTCTCAGTGAGGTAGCTGAatagattgtggagtcattagtaatgatctttcatgaatcaatagattctggaatggttctggaggacaggaATATTGTCAGTGATACTCCACTCTTTTaaagggagggggcagaagaaagcaaattataagccaattagcctgacctcagtggttgggaagatgtaggAGTCCATAATTAAGACTGAGGTTTCgtggtacttggaggtacatcgtaaaataagccaaagtcagtatagtttccttcaagggaaatctttcctggtaaatttgttggaattctttgagggcaAGATGGATAAAGATGAGTCGgttgatgttgtttatttggattttcggaaggcttttgataaggtgccacacatgaggctgatttagagcataagagcccatggtattacagataaAAATACTAGCATTGATGGAAGATTgactgactagcaggaggcaaagagtgggaataaagagggccttttttgggttggctgcctgtgactacaggaaagatattagtatCAATAGAAGATTGATTGACAAGCAGGAGaaaaagagtaggaataaagaggACCTGTTTTGGTTGGCAGCTAGTttctagtgatgttctgcaggggtcgcgGTGGGGaaggcttcttttcatgttgcagatgatataaagataggtgaagAGGCAGGTGGCATGACAACTTATATATATTGGGAaaatggataaagaagtggcagatggaatatagtgtcgggaggTGATTggccatgcaccttggtagaaagaataaaagtgtagactattttccatACAGGGCAATAATTCAGAGTTGTAGAACGTGCAGAGGGACATGCTAGTGCAAGGGACAACAATGTCAGAATTACAAAGGAAGTGCTCTGCAGATGGACAATAAGCTGCAAGTCTATAATGAGGTAGTTTGTGAGGTTGACCATTAACTGCATGATACAAGTGGACTATTTcatagttcaaaggttcaaagtaaatttattgtgaaagtacaaatatgtcaccagaaataatcctgagattcattttcttgcaggcacactcaacaaatccaagaatcataatagaatcagtgaatcaCCACACTCAACAGGGAGGACAAACAACACATGAgtaaaagacaatgaactgtgccaatacaaaggagaaaaaaacaataagtactgagtacaggagatgaagattccttgaaagtgagtccaaagctTGTGGAAaaagtttagtgatggggcaaggcAAGTTGGATGAAATTATTTCCAttagttcaagagactgatggttgaaataataactgttcctgaacctggaggagtgagtcctgagactctgtaccttcttcctgaaagcagcagtgagaagagagcatgatttgggtggggtggagtctctgatgatggatgtgactttcctgcaacagtgttccatgtagatgtgttgaATGGAAGGGAGGACTttccccatgatggactgggccgcatTCATCATTGTTCTTATAGTCTTTTATATTCTCATAACAAATGGAATAGTAACTATCCTTGATCCTAATGGtacctgctttcaggcttttgattCTCCTGTTTGACAGGAGAGGAGATAAGAGAGCACGTTAAGGCAAAAGcagttgaagatttttttttaaatcacatttaGTGTAAACCCAGACTTTTCATTCAATGTTGAAACACTTAATTCTATCAATTCCTCGCTATGGCTGGAACATTTATTTACAAAGTGCAAATGTTCATCGCCAGCTCCCACAAAACACATCACATCCATCCTTCACATTCAACTCTAAGTTCTGGGAATAGAGAGGTTGTAATTGTGGTTCTTTCTCCATGGGTCATCCTTTCCTGATTTACTCACAATTCTGAGGCAGTGCAGGGTCTTTTGCTGGCTACTGTCTGatttacatcatgctcacaggcAGTATGTCCAGATGACCCACTATCAGTACTTGCCCTCTGTTCCCACACCAGCAGTCATTTCTGGCACCAGAGAACAAGCAAGTGCATCCTTTCCTGGCTCTGAAATCAATTTTAAaaagcttagctttatttgtcacatacacattgaaacattcagtgaaatgcctcattcacgtcaagtcaagtcaaatcagcaaggattatgctgggcagcccacaaggatCACCAAGGTTCTGGTaccaacatcgcatgcccacaatTGACTAGCCCTAATGCATAggtttggaatgagggaggaagttAGAACCCCAGGAGGAAATGCACGCAGACTCGAGGAGAATGCACGAGCATCTTGCAGACAGCGAGGGGGAATCAAATCCAAATCTTACAGCTGGGCATGTAAAGTGATGGGATTTGTGAGGGGATCGTgcagtgcccctattaactgtttgaagagagacagagagagacattcatcactgatggtttgtttggaaaggagagagagatgaagattaacagtggactgtcactttaaggcattggaagtaagtTTGGATTTCTACTGAATTTAGAGATggagacagcaccaagcagctcgaaggttgctatggtgactaaaggcagattgttgatgttactttcaaggacttggtGCCTGcttgcactcctttacagacaaaggagggagggactctttgaatgacaggtgatgctcagcctggtgaaataaatgagaggtcagataatacagacctcagacacatgatctggacactgaatgagcattgttgtgcccgcaggaaaaatttgttttggaggatcgatcaggcggatcgatccaaattgctattccattggtgcagaaggggttgactggtggggagttgtctatgtgtccaccctcgcctggttgatagctccaccacagaagaccggtccccctggttaatgtcacagttggtgacttgtaaaggatttcggaggattgacggcatcagctcacctgaagactcaactcactttctctctctctccatcactactcaactaaataccacaaactgaactgaactgaactttactcaacatcataagactgtatctttttacccctagacataAAGTagcttggttttttcatacatatgtatattccacacttactgatttacttacttatatataatcattgctaacctgtttgatttatttacatttatattactgtattgtgtagtcactaataaatattattagtttatagcaatacgagactccaaagtgttttccatctctgctggttctttatccccgtcacggggtacgtgacacattAAATGCTAAGCCTCTGTGCCATTACATTTTTATAGTATATTAAAAATGGTCTTAAAACCAAAGCGCATCTTTGAGCATATGAACCACTGGCTTAATCACATGGAACTCTGAAATCAGGAGCTTGTGAGCTGTGACAATGTGCAGTGATATCCATTAATGTAGATGTTGGTGGTTTCTGTGACAGAGTGCATCTTTACTTTGCTACAGCTGGTGATCTAGAAATAAACACTTAATTTGTTTTCACTTCATTCCGATGGGgccacagtgaatggcggtgttcATAAGATAGGGTTCATCTCTCTGTAGATTAGAATATCAGATTGTGAAGGGTGACCAGTGGAGGAAAGAACCACaaatgcatctcctccattcctAGAACTTAGAGCTGAATATAATGGATGGATGTGTTAAATGGAAGCTAGAGCTGAACTCCCACATTTTGAACATAAGTGTACCAGCTTTGCTCCACCTCCACATCACACCCTGTTGCAGCAACAGATGAGCATTTCTAATTTTTGATGAAATATTTTTGATAATTCAGATAGGCCTCTGTTTACTTTCAACATAAGTGACGTTTCCAGCAATGAAACTTGACAGTGTTTTACAATGATCTGCACATATCTGGTCTGAGTGTGAAAGACCACAACCAAAGCTATTGTGGACACTTTCCTTATTTTAAAGTAGACAGTTGTTGGATTTTCATTCTCTGCACCTGTTGTTTTAAACTAAAAATTGTATTAATTTATTCTATTCTGTATGCTATAATACATTTTCTAAACAAAAGTGTGGGTATTATCCCGGTCATCAAATCTCTCTTAAAAATGGCCCACTGATGAATAATTAAATCATTGCTCTGTATAGAGAATCTTTTTATAATTCATCCCAACTATGTGGTACTTTGGTACAAAAATGGTCTAAGATGTGATGGTGATGGGAGAATGGGGAGGTGTTAATGGATTGTGTGGGAGGATGACTACAGAAAATCTAAGATCTTTGGAAATACTCTGAGGACTGACAGTGTGTCATTGGGCTGATAACTTGTTATGAAACGTGAGATAAAAGTGAGAATTTGGCTGTTACTTTTCCCCAAAGTACATCAGTTAGTTTACTTCTAAATTAGTTCAGCAGATGAGAAATGCTTTGACCTGTCCTGGGACAGTGAAAGGTCGAACAGCACAATGTCTGCTTTTTAACAAAAAACCATTGTTCATCTCAACATTGACCAAGTCAAAGATCTTTTAATTTTATTCTCTAGAGATGAAGAATTTACTTCTGTGAGAGAAATGTTGTTTCTTTATTGTAGCAAAGAGAATGCTTACAGATATTTTTCAACTTTTGAAGAAAATGACCATACAAAGAGGAGTATTGTGCCACCTTTACATTAGCATGACTTGAACCTGATGTTACACAATTTCTTTAAGCAAACAATGCATTGTAGATGCTGATAATACAGGTTTTCATTGCATTTCTGAAGGTGGTTAAAACCCTAATGCAGGTTATAGATTTAATGGTAGTTGCTGGAGAGAGCTTCTGTCACCAGTTTAAAAAACTTGTAGACAGCTTCATGTTCCTCTGGTCTGAATGCCTTTTTATCATGAAGGGCGAGTTCAACAATGAAGGCCTGGCTGAGAAGCTGTGAAGAAAAACAATAATCATACAACATTGAAACAAACCTGGAAAGCAAAACTCAAACCTCCAAAGACTTGATACAGAATTGCCCAGAAGGAGTCCATTTTGAACTCTGGGTCGATGTCAGTTCCCAGTCTTGCAAATACGTTGGGCCCCACCTTTTTCCTTGTACCCCGACATCATATCCCTATTTCATGTGCCCATCAAAGCCTTTTTGACTCTTTTTGACAAACAGTAGCTAATTAACTAGAAGCACAGCAAACTGGAGCAAACTCTCTACAGACAACACCCAATGTCAGGATAATTTCAAAGTCCCTGGAGCAGTGAAGTCAAAAACAATCCTTCATCTGTTAGATGTTGAATAAAGGGAAATTGAAATCAACTTCTCAGGAAAATTTCAAAAGGACTGCCTCTTGCACAGTGAGCAGATGTGCTCTTTTTGCCTGCAGTTTAGTCCATGATGCTTGGTTGTCATGTTTGTTACGACTCTGTAATTGAGAAAAATCTATAGCACCCCATTTATGAAAATTTGCACATCCTAGAAAGATTGGTGTTTACCTTGAAATTTTGAGTGTCTACTCCGATTGTTTGATGTTTACTGCTGAGATCATGGAAATTGGTTTCAATACTCTTCAAATCCTCAATTGCAGTGTTCAGAGCCTTTAGCACTTTGTCTGCATGAGCCTGAACACCAGGGTCACCGACTGCAAAACGGCCATTGAAATTCTTAAACAGTCTGGTCGTCCAGGGATAAACCGCGAATACCctagaaagagaaaaacaaattgcCTAGTTTCTGTTGTGATAACTTGGAATTAATTAATTGCTCAAAGTTCATGATTTAGGACCTTTTTATCAAATAAAGAGTTGATTTTCTTGTGGGTTTAACTAGAACCTCAGTGCAGTGTTGAATACTAATTCCCTCACCCAATGACAACATCTAGGCAAGCATAGAAAATTAAAGAGCCTTCACCAGAACCATAGTTGAAAATACAGTGCATGATTTaaacataaaacagaaaatacattTTCAACATACAGTACCTTGCCAAGGCTTGGGCAGTTATTGTTTTCTTATCCAAATGGTCCCATTTGTTCGTGATGTATTGTTCCTGAGCCTTAGTTAATTTCACCATTTTGGCTGTTAAGCTCTCACTGTCACTGCTCACGCAAGAAAGCTGTGTTGATCTGGAGTTTTGACTTCACTTTTATAGGCTCCGAAATGGCTCATCTCAGGCTAAAACATTTCTGTAATAGGCTGATTACATGATGGGTTGGGCACACTTTCCAAATGTGGGCTGCAACCCTTCTGTGTTTGTGTGTTAACACTTGCTGAACAATTGCTTGTCTGAGCCTCACTTCTGCCCATCCAACACGAAGAATAATTCTCCAATTTTGTCGAATATTAATTCAATACATTCATTTTCAAACTGTAGAACTCTCTCCTTGTTAGTTGAAATTCAGCTTTTACACTTTTTCATTAAATAATACTATTTTTCAAAAATTAATACATTTCTGATGTTGAAATTAAATCCATGACTATTATAATATAGCTTCATTAATGTTCTCATCTGTAAAGATATGGGATTATAGCAATGGAAAACTTATGACAAACTTACATCAGTAAATTGAGACAAGATTATTTTGAAATACTGAGCTACAGCAATAATGAGCACTTCATGGTCCCTGGGGTCTTTCTGACTGATGACTCTGCTATCAACGTTCACTGGGTAACTAATAGCAATTTGCATCGTCTGTGGGTAGTATTATGCATTTGGTAAATGGACACATATGGAcaaagctctatttctgttttgtgTGTCCATTGAATAGAGAACCAGCCATGAGCATTCACGAGTTACTGTAGGTGAAGTGTAAACATGAAAAGACCAATGAGGGAAAATGTGGGTTCACTACGAACAAAGATCGGAGACTTTATAATAGGAAATAATAAAATGACAGAGGAACTAAACCAATGTCTCCTGTCTGCTTAAGTATTGGATTTTCAATAGGCTTTCAATAAGGTTGTGTTCAGAAGATAAACAGGGACAGCTCACATAGAATTTGGGGGTCACTGTGTCCATTGAGAGTTGTTTAACAAATGGAAAACAGAGTAGAGAAACAGACCCCTCATGGATAGTCATGCTGCAGCTAATGGGGTCCatcagggatcagtgcttggaCCCCAAACATTTACAATGTCTGTTAACAGTTTATCTGAGAAGACCTACTGTAACATTtccagatttgctgatgatagagaACTAATTGGGAATTTTCTGTTTAGACAGAACTAGAGTATGatattcaattctggtcactcatcattggaaggatgtggaggccatGGGGAGGGTTCAGAAGATGTTTATCAGTGTGCTGGCTGGATTGGAGGGAATGTGGTATAAGGACAGTGGACAGATGAgagttgttttcactggagtggAAGAGGGGTAACCTGACAGAactttataaagttatgagaggttTCGATAGACTAGACAGCCAGTGTTTTATTGCCCAGGGTTCAAATGTCTACTACTGGAAGGCTGCATTTATCGTAAGACGGGGAAGTTCAATAGGTTTTTTTTAACGGAGTGGTGAGTGTTGTTGCTGTGTTACCATCAGTGGTAGAAGAGGTAGATATGATAGAAGTGTTGAAGAGGCTCCCTGAAAGACACATAAAGTGTACAGGGAACGAGGGATATGGATCACATGCAGGCAGAATGGATTAGATGTTGCTAGCTTAATTAGTTTGattgaagggccttttcctgtccTGTATTGTTCTAGGTTCCAAAACCTTGGTGAAATATCAGAAATGTTATTGTACAAAATTTTGGTCTTTGCTTTCTGAAAAAGACATACTAGATCTTAAGGTGAGTGCAAAGTTTCAAAGGACGGGTCAGAATATCAGATGTGGATGAAAAGCGCAGGTATTGATATAGCCACAAGTACAGCCTGAGCTGTTGAGTAATTCCAGCATTCTGTTTAtgaggtttccagcatttgcaagtgGTTTTGATTGTCAGATGTGAGGGTGCTTACCAGTGATAGCACAATGTTCAAATACATTTTCTACTCAGTAAATGAAGTAGCCCATGCCTTGATACAACAATCCTCATAAAACATTATACTGTAAGTAGCCGGTATTATTCACATCAGGAAAGTACCAGGTAACAACAATCTCCAACAAGATGTCATGCAGACATTGGTCCTTGTGTTCAAGAGCATTCTTATCATTGAGTCCCACCATCAACATCCTGGGCATCTCCACTGACCAGGTTCCAAATTTGATCAGATACAGAACTACTCTGGATGCGTGAAC encodes the following:
- the LOC134351321 gene encoding hemoglobin subunit beta-like translates to MVKLTKAQEQYITNKWDHLDKKTITAQALARVFAVYPWTTRLFKNFNGRFAVGDPGVQAHADKVLKALNTAIEDLKSIETNFHDLSSKHQTIGVDTQNFKLLSQAFIVELALHDKKAFRPEEHEAVYKFFKLVTEALSSNYH